In Candidatus Defluviilinea proxima, a single genomic region encodes these proteins:
- a CDS encoding SH3 domain-containing protein, with protein MKQYRFLFLILLSLGCSLTTPPSVPQDVSTQSPKKNLTTPTKDPEPIPSTIPAACTVSAESLHLRECAGLHCLVIAWLSKGDVLVIQEKDHDWIKVITPSGQTGWVHSKYCGGL; from the coding sequence ATGAAGCAATACAGATTTCTGTTCCTGATATTGCTTTCGCTTGGCTGTTCACTCACGACACCGCCGTCAGTGCCACAGGATGTGTCGACACAGTCGCCTAAAAAGAATTTAACGACGCCAACGAAAGACCCCGAACCTATCCCCTCTACAATTCCAGCCGCCTGCACGGTATCTGCTGAGTCCCTGCACCTGAGAGAGTGCGCCGGCTTGCATTGCCTGGTGATTGCCTGGTTGTCCAAGGGTGATGTTCTGGTAATTCAGGAAAAAGATCATGACTGGATAAAGGTAATAACCCCTTCCGGACAAACTGGTTGGGTTCATTCCAAATACTGTGGAGGATTGTGA
- a CDS encoding ParA family protein, whose product MKIIVFANQKGGTGKTTTVINIGDAFTRMGKKVLIADLDPQGHAAVSMNLDTEPCVANWLMHPIFNPNPITPEIMNQWIRATRRENLFVLPGNQMTAKAQRLLTIEEKPINYIKDQLSAIRRLGFDYLLFDTPPSTGGLQEMAAWAADLAVIVSSLDYLSADGVSGFLDMLRVLHSEKQWCGKLAGVLPTFYDEQTRTTREQMMNLQTAFPDQVFTPIHRATLLREASAEGLTIFEKDLKSRSAFEYEDLARRLAKLE is encoded by the coding sequence ATGAAAATCATCGTATTTGCAAATCAAAAAGGCGGGACAGGCAAGACCACGACTGTGATCAATATTGGCGATGCCTTCACCCGTATGGGCAAGAAGGTGTTGATCGCTGACCTCGACCCGCAGGGACACGCGGCAGTTTCCATGAACCTGGATACCGAACCCTGCGTGGCGAATTGGCTGATGCACCCGATCTTCAACCCCAATCCAATTACGCCAGAGATCATGAACCAATGGATTCGAGCTACACGCCGAGAAAATCTTTTTGTGTTGCCTGGCAATCAAATGACCGCCAAGGCACAACGCTTGCTCACCATCGAAGAGAAACCGATCAACTATATTAAGGATCAATTGTCAGCCATTAGGCGATTGGGTTTTGATTACCTGCTCTTCGATACTCCACCCTCCACCGGTGGCCTTCAAGAGATGGCTGCGTGGGCGGCAGACCTGGCTGTGATCGTATCGAGCCTGGATTATCTCTCCGCAGATGGTGTCTCGGGCTTTTTGGATATGCTGCGAGTGCTCCATTCGGAAAAACAATGGTGCGGAAAACTCGCCGGCGTTCTGCCAACTTTCTATGACGAGCAGACTCGCACGACCCGCGAACAAATGATGAACTTGCAAACCGCATTCCCGGATCAGGTCTTCACGCCCATTCATCGCGCTACGTTGTTACGAGAAGCCTCTGCCGAGGGATTGACGATCTTTGAAAAAGACCTGAAGAGTCGTTCTGCTTTTGAATATGAAGACCTGGCAAGACGGCTTGCCAAATTGGAATAG